The Alphaproteobacteria bacterium genome contains a region encoding:
- a CDS encoding NADH:ubiquinone oxidoreductase subunit NDUFA12, giving the protein MKTFFTRFFTWWNGQTFGTQVWTSLYGEFVGEDEFGNRYYRTKGGKIDPALGFERRWVIYNGYAEASQIGPAWHGWIHHTVDTPPTDEKYRPHSWEKPHRPNMTGTPAAQRPTGSTLAQGRRPKATGDYKAWVPGPRS; this is encoded by the coding sequence ATCAAAACCTTCTTCACCCGTTTCTTCACCTGGTGGAACGGCCAGACCTTTGGCACGCAAGTGTGGACGTCGCTCTATGGCGAGTTCGTCGGCGAGGATGAGTTCGGCAATCGCTACTATCGCACCAAGGGCGGCAAGATCGATCCCGCACTCGGCTTCGAGCGGCGCTGGGTGATCTACAACGGCTACGCGGAGGCCTCGCAGATCGGCCCGGCGTGGCATGGATGGATCCACCACACCGTGGACACCCCGCCGACGGACGAGAAATACCGTCCGCATTCGTGGGAGAAGCCGCACCGGCCGAACATGACCGGTACGCCGGCCGCACAGCGCCCGACCGGTTCGACGCTGGCGCAAGGCCGCCGGCCGAAGGCGACCGGCGATTACAAGGCGTGGGTGCCAGGACCCAGGAGCTGA
- the clpS gene encoding ATP-dependent Clp protease adapter ClpS produces the protein MSQQTVVAPKTKTRTKPKVERPKLWKVILLNDDYTPREFVVMVLKAVFRMNEDQAYNVMMTAHQRGACVIAVFTRDVADTKAKEATELGKSKGYPLFFTTEPEE, from the coding sequence ATGAGTCAGCAGACCGTCGTCGCACCGAAGACGAAAACCAGGACGAAGCCGAAGGTCGAGCGGCCGAAGCTCTGGAAGGTCATCCTGCTCAACGACGATTACACGCCGCGCGAATTCGTCGTCATGGTGCTCAAGGCCGTCTTTCGCATGAACGAAGATCAGGCCTACAACGTGATGATGACCGCGCACCAGCGCGGCGCCTGCGTGATCGCGGTGTTCACCAGGGACGTGGCCGACACGAAGGCGAAGGAAGCGACCGAACTCGGCAAGAGCAAGGGATATCCGCTGTTCTTCACCACCGAGCCCGAGGAGTAG
- a CDS encoding DUF892 family protein — protein sequence MAKDKTLQDLFLDTLKDIYFAEKKILTALPKMAKAAQSQDLKAAFTKHEGETEQQVDRLEKVFKSIGETPKGKTCDAIMGILDEGKEIMDEYEDMPALDAGLLAAAQAVEHYEISRYGTLKCWAGELGYNEAVKLLDATLAEEKKTDAALSGLAESAVNMHAQTAEAA from the coding sequence ATGGCCAAAGACAAGACGCTTCAAGACCTCTTTCTCGACACGCTGAAAGACATTTACTTCGCCGAAAAGAAAATCCTGACCGCGCTGCCCAAGATGGCAAAGGCGGCGCAATCGCAAGACCTCAAGGCCGCCTTCACCAAGCACGAAGGCGAGACCGAGCAGCAGGTGGACCGGCTCGAGAAGGTCTTCAAGTCGATCGGCGAGACGCCCAAGGGCAAGACCTGCGACGCCATCATGGGCATTCTCGACGAGGGCAAGGAGATCATGGACGAGTACGAGGACATGCCCGCGCTCGATGCCGGATTGCTCGCTGCCGCGCAGGCGGTCGAGCACTATGAAATCTCGCGCTATGGCACGCTGAAGTGCTGGGCGGGTGAGCTCGGCTACAACGAGGCGGTGAAACTCCTCGACGCGACGCTTGCCGAAGAGAAGAAAACCGACGCCGCGCTATCCGGCCTCGCCGAAAGCGCCGTCAACATGCACGCTCAGACGGCGGAAGCCGCCTAG
- a CDS encoding cupin domain-containing protein has translation MTAMPKHFRAGEGRIYQLGRITLAFKAGAADTGGAYTLCEAVEPPEAGAGLHRHASYDETHIVCEGRYQARLGDETLALGPGDMFFAPRGTPHSIKCLGPEAGRELMISSPGGVFDAFIDEVVTSMTASGTPGGGKAVDFRGIAANYGIEFLE, from the coding sequence ATGACCGCAATGCCGAAGCATTTTCGCGCGGGCGAAGGCCGCATCTATCAGCTCGGGCGGATCACGCTCGCCTTCAAGGCTGGAGCCGCAGACACCGGCGGAGCCTATACGCTGTGCGAGGCGGTCGAGCCGCCGGAAGCGGGCGCGGGCCTGCATCGCCACGCGAGCTATGACGAGACCCACATCGTGTGCGAGGGACGCTACCAGGCGCGGCTCGGCGATGAGACGCTTGCGCTCGGCCCGGGCGACATGTTCTTCGCGCCGCGCGGCACGCCGCACTCGATCAAGTGCCTCGGGCCTGAAGCCGGCCGCGAGCTGATGATTTCTTCGCCCGGCGGCGTGTTCGATGCCTTCATCGACGAGGTGGTCACCTCGATGACCGCGAGCGGCACGCCCGGCGGCGGCAAGGCGGTCGATTTCCGAGGGATCGCCGCGAATTATGGAATCGAGTTTTTGGAGTGA
- a CDS encoding DUF2155 domain-containing protein, translating to MVRHKLLLLAAVAAVPAAAALPAAAQFGAIFGGPPRPPADIPQQQSGPPAGDDRYFRSSPQQQIWTRDPRVVSPPPGGYPPPPPQPQYGSPQQGYPPPPPGYPQQAGRPPAAGIQQQDLPPPPGGTAALPGQRQPRGTPQPGAQPGDTPATPAPPPNEEVVIAPPAQKIPNTTAVFSGLDKITGRIISFDVAINETVQFGALQVTPRACYTRPVTEATNTDGFVEADEITLQGEIKRVFTGWMYAASPGLHAIEHPIYDVWLADCKGPQQPAVAAAPEAVAPAPQQPRPQRQQQQQQQQQQKQKQTAPASGQPLPPPTAQAAPQVQPLPPPPGAGQPGAPIQLR from the coding sequence ATGGTCCGACACAAACTGTTGCTGCTCGCTGCTGTTGCTGCCGTGCCGGCTGCCGCCGCGCTGCCGGCCGCCGCGCAATTCGGCGCGATCTTCGGCGGGCCGCCGCGTCCGCCGGCCGATATTCCGCAGCAGCAGTCCGGGCCGCCAGCGGGCGATGACCGCTATTTCCGCTCGAGCCCGCAACAGCAGATCTGGACGCGCGATCCGCGCGTGGTGTCACCGCCGCCCGGCGGCTATCCGCCGCCTCCTCCTCAGCCCCAGTACGGATCTCCCCAACAGGGCTATCCGCCCCCGCCGCCCGGCTATCCGCAGCAGGCGGGGCGTCCGCCCGCAGCCGGCATCCAGCAGCAGGATCTGCCGCCGCCGCCCGGCGGGACCGCAGCGCTTCCGGGGCAACGGCAGCCGCGCGGCACCCCGCAGCCGGGTGCGCAACCTGGCGATACACCGGCGACGCCCGCGCCGCCGCCGAACGAAGAAGTGGTGATTGCGCCCCCGGCGCAGAAAATCCCCAACACGACGGCGGTGTTCTCGGGGCTCGACAAGATCACCGGCCGCATCATTTCGTTCGACGTCGCGATCAACGAAACGGTGCAGTTCGGCGCGCTGCAGGTGACGCCGCGCGCCTGCTACACGCGTCCCGTGACCGAGGCGACGAACACCGACGGGTTCGTCGAGGCGGACGAGATCACGCTGCAGGGTGAGATCAAGCGCGTGTTCACCGGCTGGATGTACGCGGCAAGCCCCGGCCTGCACGCGATCGAGCATCCGATCTATGACGTGTGGCTTGCCGACTGCAAAGGCCCGCAGCAGCCGGCGGTCGCGGCGGCGCCCGAAGCGGTCGCGCCGGCACCGCAGCAGCCGCGCCCGCAGCGGCAGCAGCAGCAGCAGCAGCAGCAGCAGCAAAAGCAAAAGCAGACGGCGCCCGCCTCGGGTCAGCCGCTGCCGCCGCCGACCGCCCAAGCCGCACCCCAGGTGCAGCCGCTGCCGCCGCCTCCCGGCGCAGGCCAGCCCGGTGCTCCCATCCAGTTACGCTGA
- a CDS encoding TauD/TfdA family dioxygenase codes for MKANTLDIRPLSGALGAEILGVDLAHDVSDATIAAIRAAWLEHCVVFFRGQSVTPEQFLHAAGCFGEPIEYPFVKGLDGFPQITPVIKLEHEKINFGGLWHSDTAYLERPPMATMLIARETPPRGGDTLFANMYLAYETLSDGMKRMLDGLIAVNSSAKADVTRTREDRIKDSGKTEAKKEYVAEHPVVRTHPETGRKALYVNGGHTLRFKDMTVEESAPLVSYLLQHATRPEFTCRFRWEPGSIALWDNRCTQHNPVNDYHGHRRVMHRVTLAGDVPR; via the coding sequence ATGAAAGCCAACACGCTCGATATCCGCCCGCTCTCCGGTGCGCTCGGCGCCGAGATTCTTGGGGTAGACCTCGCGCACGACGTCAGCGACGCGACCATCGCGGCGATCCGCGCTGCCTGGCTCGAACATTGCGTGGTGTTCTTCCGCGGGCAGTCGGTAACGCCCGAGCAATTTCTGCATGCCGCGGGCTGTTTCGGCGAGCCGATCGAGTATCCCTTCGTGAAGGGCCTCGACGGGTTTCCGCAGATCACGCCGGTGATCAAGCTCGAACACGAGAAGATCAATTTCGGCGGCCTCTGGCACTCCGACACCGCCTATCTCGAGCGCCCGCCGATGGCGACGATGCTCATCGCGCGCGAGACGCCGCCGCGCGGTGGCGACACGCTGTTCGCCAACATGTATCTCGCCTACGAGACACTCTCCGATGGCATGAAGCGGATGCTCGACGGCCTCATCGCCGTGAACTCATCCGCGAAGGCCGATGTGACACGCACGCGCGAAGACCGCATCAAGGACTCAGGCAAGACCGAGGCAAAGAAGGAATACGTTGCCGAGCATCCGGTCGTGCGCACGCATCCCGAGACGGGACGCAAGGCGCTGTATGTCAATGGCGGACACACGCTGCGCTTCAAGGATATGACGGTCGAGGAAAGCGCGCCGCTTGTGAGTTACCTTCTCCAGCATGCGACACGGCCCGAATTCACCTGCCGTTTCCGCTGGGAGCCGGGCTCGATCGCGCTGTGGGACAATCGCTGCACCCAGCACAACCCGGTGAACGATTATCACGGCCATCGCCGTGTGATGCATCGCGTGACCCTTGCGGGTGACGTGCCGCGTTGA
- a CDS encoding response regulator, with translation MESGPKVLLVEDEPMLSELLTEALTDKGFAVHAAPDAMRALEHLLSGADIDIMLTDIDLGEGMDGAQLARIARELRPALPVIYASGRRSMGDFRSVPGSTFLPKPYTLNQIDATIARHLHKDRPAA, from the coding sequence ATGGAATCCGGACCGAAAGTGCTTCTGGTCGAAGACGAGCCGATGCTCAGCGAGCTATTGACCGAAGCGCTGACCGACAAGGGCTTTGCGGTGCACGCCGCGCCGGATGCCATGCGCGCGCTCGAGCATCTGCTCTCGGGCGCCGACATCGACATCATGCTCACCGACATCGACCTGGGCGAGGGCATGGATGGCGCGCAGCTGGCACGCATCGCGCGCGAACTGCGGCCGGCGCTGCCGGTCATCTACGCGTCGGGCCGCCGCTCGATGGGCGATTTCCGCAGCGTGCCCGGGTCTACGTTCCTGCCGAAACCCTACACCTTGAACCAGATCGACGCGACGATCGCGCGGCACCTGCACAAGGACCGGCCGGCAGCCTAG
- a CDS encoding nucleoside deaminase — MQSSDAEMMRRAIALAVRSGREGEYPYGVVIARDGEVVAESINRVAHERDVTRHAEVVAISEAQKKLGTVSLDDCTIYVSAEPCVFCCYAIRESRIGRVVYGLTSPHMGGVSKWPVLTDQDISDAMPEVFPGPPEIVAGFMAREAEEALLKASPVIARAMKTRGLFVAAQMDVGMTRSVTMRERIMRLLRRTVFDRFGRT, encoded by the coding sequence ATGCAGTCCTCCGATGCCGAGATGATGCGGCGCGCGATCGCGCTTGCGGTGCGCTCGGGGCGGGAAGGGGAGTATCCCTACGGGGTGGTGATCGCCCGTGACGGCGAAGTCGTCGCCGAGTCGATCAATCGCGTCGCGCATGAACGCGACGTGACCCGCCATGCCGAGGTGGTGGCGATCTCGGAAGCCCAGAAGAAGCTCGGCACCGTCAGCCTCGACGACTGCACGATCTACGTCAGCGCCGAGCCTTGCGTCTTCTGCTGCTACGCAATCCGCGAGAGCCGCATCGGCCGCGTGGTCTATGGGCTGACCTCGCCGCATATGGGCGGCGTGTCCAAATGGCCGGTGCTGACCGACCAGGACATTTCCGACGCCATGCCGGAAGTCTTCCCGGGGCCGCCCGAGATCGTCGCCGGCTTCATGGCGCGCGAGGCCGAGGAGGCGCTCCTCAAGGCGAGTCCGGTGATTGCCCGCGCCATGAAGACGCGTGGCCTGTTCGTCGCGGCACAGATGGACGTCGGGATGACCCGCTCGGTAACGATGCGCGAGCGCATCATGCGTCTTTTGCGTCGTACGGTGTTCGATCGCTTCGGCCGCACCTAG
- a CDS encoding vitamin B12-dependent ribonucleotide reductase produces MRIERRFTKDGQSPYADIEFRLTTSEIRNPDGSVVFKADDVEVPAFWSQVASDVLAQKYFRKAGVPARLRRVEEETVPSFLWRSVADENALAALPEKERIVGELSAKQVFDRLAGTWTYWGWKGGYFDSDADAQAFFDEQRYMLAMQMVAPNSPQWFNTGLHWAYGIDGPSQGHYYVDFQTGKLTKSKSSYEHPQPHACFIQSIADDLVNEGGIMDLWVREARLFKYGSGTGTNFSSLRAENEKLAGGGKSSGLMSFLKIGDRAAGAIKSGGTTRRAAKMVIVDTDHPDIEAFIDWKVKEEQKVAALVTGSKINQKHLKAVLKACVNCEGSGDDCFNPEKNPALKREIKLARRNHVADNLIKRVIQFAKQGYTDIDFPIYDTDWDSEAYLTVSGQNSNNSVRVTDEFLKAVEADGDWDLTWRNKKGVAGTVKARDLWEKISYAAWACADPGLQFHTTVNDWHTCPASGPIRASNPCSEYMFLDDTACNLASINLLTYRDEKTGAFDLEAYEHTVRLWTIVLEISVLMAQFPSKQIAQLSYEYRTLGLGYANIGGLLMSSGIPYDSDAGRAICGALSAIMTGISYATSAEMAQQLGPFPGYKKNREAMLRVMRNHRRAAYGEKTGYERVSQPPVRLDHATDTGTLGDGMMAHAKTAWDKALSLGEQHGYRNAQATVIAPTGTIGLVMDCDTTGIEPDFALVKFKKLAGGGYFKIINRAVPEALRVLGYSGAEIAEIEAYAVGHGSLGQAPGINHSTLKAKGFDDEAIAKVEKALPTAFDIKFAFNKWTLGEDILRDKLGVPADVIASPSFDLLAHLGFSKREIEAANVHVCGAMTVEGAPHLKPQHYPVFDCANPCGRTGKRYLSVESHIRMMAAAQPFISGAISKTINMPNEATVENCKEAYLLSWKLGLKANALYRDGSKLSQPLSSQLIADEEDEEDTVEAFLEKPMAARTAQVAERVVEKIVERITVLRERERMPDRRKGYTQKAVVGGHKVYLRTGEYDDGRLGEIFIDMHKEGAALRSIINNFAIAVSLGLQYGVPLEEYVDAFTFTRFDPSGPVQGNDSIKYATSMLDYIFRELAVSYLSRFDLAHVDPSEANFDALGKGVEEGKPAPATKYLSKGLTRSRADKLTAVSDARATSPAPAGGTTASATSNVTALNIGATALKAEPELKVSPATALETWAESKTVAKAAAAEKRAEAKAQGYEGEACGECGNFTLVRNGTCMKCNTCGSTTGCS; encoded by the coding sequence ATGCGGATCGAACGGCGCTTCACCAAGGACGGTCAGTCTCCCTACGCGGACATCGAATTCCGGCTGACCACTTCCGAGATCCGCAATCCGGACGGCTCGGTGGTGTTCAAGGCGGACGACGTCGAAGTGCCGGCGTTCTGGAGCCAGGTCGCCTCCGACGTGCTGGCGCAGAAGTATTTCCGCAAGGCCGGTGTCCCTGCCCGGCTGAGACGAGTCGAGGAAGAGACCGTCCCGTCGTTCCTGTGGCGCTCGGTTGCCGACGAGAACGCGCTCGCAGCGCTCCCCGAGAAAGAGCGCATCGTCGGCGAGCTCTCGGCCAAGCAGGTGTTCGACCGGCTCGCCGGCACCTGGACTTACTGGGGCTGGAAGGGCGGCTACTTCGACTCGGACGCCGACGCGCAGGCCTTCTTCGACGAGCAGCGCTACATGCTCGCGATGCAGATGGTCGCGCCCAACTCGCCGCAGTGGTTCAACACCGGCCTGCATTGGGCCTACGGCATCGATGGGCCGAGCCAGGGCCACTACTACGTCGACTTTCAGACCGGAAAACTGACCAAGTCGAAGAGCTCGTACGAGCACCCGCAGCCGCACGCCTGCTTCATCCAGTCGATCGCCGACGATCTCGTCAACGAGGGCGGGATCATGGACCTGTGGGTGCGCGAGGCGCGCCTGTTCAAATACGGCTCCGGGACCGGCACGAATTTCTCCTCGCTGCGCGCCGAGAATGAAAAGCTTGCGGGCGGCGGCAAGTCGTCCGGGCTGATGAGCTTCCTGAAAATCGGCGACCGCGCAGCCGGCGCGATCAAGTCGGGCGGCACCACGCGCCGCGCCGCCAAGATGGTGATCGTCGACACCGATCATCCGGACATCGAAGCCTTCATCGACTGGAAGGTGAAGGAGGAGCAGAAGGTCGCGGCCCTCGTCACCGGCTCCAAGATCAACCAGAAGCACCTCAAGGCGGTGCTCAAGGCCTGCGTGAACTGCGAGGGCTCGGGCGACGACTGCTTCAATCCTGAGAAGAACCCCGCGCTCAAGCGCGAGATCAAGCTCGCGCGGCGCAATCACGTGGCTGACAATCTCATCAAGCGCGTGATCCAGTTCGCCAAGCAGGGCTACACCGATATCGATTTCCCGATCTACGACACGGATTGGGACTCGGAGGCTTATCTCACGGTCTCGGGCCAGAACTCGAATAACTCGGTGCGGGTCACTGATGAATTTCTCAAAGCCGTCGAAGCCGACGGCGACTGGGACCTGACCTGGCGCAACAAGAAAGGCGTTGCCGGGACCGTGAAGGCGCGCGACCTGTGGGAGAAAATCTCCTATGCGGCGTGGGCCTGCGCCGATCCCGGCCTGCAATTCCACACCACCGTGAACGACTGGCACACGTGTCCCGCCTCGGGGCCGATCCGCGCCAGCAACCCGTGCTCGGAGTACATGTTCCTCGACGACACGGCGTGCAATCTCGCCTCGATCAACCTGCTCACCTATCGCGACGAGAAGACCGGCGCGTTCGATCTCGAAGCTTACGAGCACACCGTGCGGCTGTGGACCATCGTGCTCGAAATCTCGGTGCTGATGGCGCAGTTTCCATCAAAGCAGATCGCGCAGCTCTCCTACGAATACCGCACGCTCGGCCTCGGCTACGCCAATATCGGCGGCCTGTTGATGTCGTCCGGCATCCCGTACGACTCGGACGCCGGCCGCGCGATCTGCGGCGCGCTCTCGGCGATCATGACCGGCATCAGCTACGCGACCTCTGCCGAAATGGCGCAGCAGCTCGGGCCGTTCCCCGGCTACAAGAAGAACCGCGAAGCGATGCTGCGCGTGATGCGCAACCACCGCCGCGCCGCCTATGGCGAGAAGACCGGCTATGAGCGCGTCTCGCAGCCGCCGGTGCGGCTCGACCACGCAACCGACACCGGCACGCTCGGCGACGGCATGATGGCGCACGCCAAAACTGCCTGGGACAAGGCGCTGAGCCTCGGCGAGCAGCACGGCTACCGCAACGCGCAGGCGACCGTGATTGCGCCGACCGGCACCATCGGCTTGGTGATGGACTGCGACACCACCGGCATCGAGCCCGATTTCGCGCTGGTGAAGTTCAAGAAGCTCGCCGGCGGCGGCTACTTCAAGATCATCAACCGCGCGGTGCCCGAAGCGCTGCGGGTGCTCGGCTACTCGGGAGCCGAGATCGCCGAGATCGAGGCCTATGCGGTCGGCCACGGCTCGCTCGGCCAGGCACCCGGCATCAACCATTCGACCCTGAAGGCGAAGGGCTTCGACGACGAAGCCATCGCCAAGGTCGAAAAGGCGCTGCCGACCGCCTTCGACATCAAGTTCGCGTTCAACAAGTGGACGCTCGGCGAGGACATCCTGCGCGACAAGCTCGGCGTGCCGGCCGACGTGATCGCGTCACCATCGTTCGACTTGCTGGCGCATCTCGGCTTTTCCAAGCGCGAGATCGAGGCCGCGAACGTGCACGTCTGCGGCGCGATGACGGTGGAAGGCGCGCCGCACTTGAAGCCGCAGCACTATCCGGTGTTCGACTGCGCCAACCCCTGCGGCCGCACCGGCAAGCGCTACCTCTCGGTCGAGAGCCACATCCGCATGATGGCGGCGGCGCAGCCGTTCATCTCGGGCGCGATCTCCAAGACCATCAACATGCCGAACGAGGCCACCGTCGAGAACTGCAAGGAGGCCTATCTGCTCTCCTGGAAGCTCGGCCTCAAGGCCAACGCGCTCTATCGCGATGGCTCCAAGCTCTCGCAGCCCCTTTCCTCGCAGCTCATCGCCGACGAGGAGGACGAGGAGGATACGGTCGAGGCCTTCCTCGAAAAGCCGATGGCGGCGCGCACCGCGCAGGTCGCCGAGCGCGTGGTGGAGAAGATCGTCGAGCGCATCACCGTGCTGCGCGAGCGCGAGCGCATGCCCGACCGCCGCAAGGGCTACACCCAGAAGGCCGTGGTCGGCGGGCACAAGGTCTATCTGCGCACCGGCGAATACGATGACGGCCGGCTCGGCGAGATCTTCATCGACATGCACAAGGAAGGCGCCGCGCTGCGCTCGATCATCAACAACTTCGCGATCGCGGTGTCGCTCGGCCTGCAATACGGCGTCCCGCTCGAGGAGTATGTCGACGCCTTCACGTTCACCCGATTCGATCCCTCCGGCCCGGTGCAGGGCAACGACTCGATCAAGTACGCGACCTCGATGCTCGACTACATCTTCCGCGAGCTTGCGGTGTCGTATCTCTCGCGCTTCGATCTCGCGCATGTCGATCCGAGCGAGGCGAACTTCGATGCGCTCGGCAAGGGCGTCGAGGAAGGCAAGCCTGCGCCTGCCACGAAGTATCTCTCCAAGGGCCTGACGCGCTCGCGCGCCGACAAGCTCACTGCGGTGAGCGATGCGCGCGCGACCTCACCCGCGCCTGCCGGCGGCACCACGGCGTCGGCCACGTCGAATGTGACCGCGCTCAACATCGGCGCGACGGCACTCAAGGCCGAACCCGAATTGAAGGTCTCGCCCGCGACGGCGCTGGAAACCTGGGCGGAGTCCAAAACCGTCGCCAAGGCGGCCGCCGCCGAAAAGCGCGCGGAGGCGAAGGCTCAGGGGTACGAAGGCGAGGCTTGCGGCGAATGCGGCAACTTCACGCTGGTGCGCAACGGCACCTGCATGAAGTGCAACACGTGCGGCAGCACCACGGGGTGTTCGTAG
- the aat gene encoding leucyl/phenylalanyl-tRNA--protein transferase, producing MARRDNILIGLTPEVLLKAYACGIFPMAEDADDPALFWIDPPERGIIPLDAFHVPSRLARTVRATGLTVVCDRDFSAVVDGCAEPGPKRARTWINAPLRKLYSGLFEIGHCHTVEVYDGETLAGGLYGVSLGRAFFGESMFHRARDASKIALVHLVARLKLGGFELLDTQFLTEHLTTFGATEVPQERYGRLLASAIRQSADMSVFARTLSGAEAVALARG from the coding sequence ATGGCACGCCGCGATAACATCCTGATCGGGCTCACCCCCGAGGTTCTGCTCAAGGCCTATGCGTGCGGCATCTTTCCCATGGCGGAAGATGCCGACGATCCGGCGCTGTTCTGGATCGATCCGCCGGAGCGCGGGATCATCCCGCTGGATGCGTTCCATGTGCCGTCGCGGCTTGCGCGCACGGTGCGCGCGACCGGCCTGACCGTCGTTTGCGACCGCGATTTTTCCGCCGTCGTCGACGGCTGCGCCGAGCCGGGGCCGAAGCGCGCGCGCACCTGGATCAACGCGCCGCTCCGCAAGCTCTATTCCGGGCTGTTCGAGATCGGGCACTGTCATACCGTGGAGGTCTATGACGGCGAGACCCTGGCCGGCGGGCTCTATGGCGTGAGCCTCGGCCGCGCCTTCTTTGGCGAGAGCATGTTTCACCGCGCGCGCGATGCCTCGAAGATCGCGCTGGTGCATCTGGTGGCGCGCTTGAAGCTCGGCGGCTTCGAACTGCTCGACACGCAATTCCTCACCGAGCACCTCACGACATTCGGCGCCACGGAGGTGCCGCAGGAGCGCTACGGCCGGCTGCTCGCCAGCGCGATCCGGCAGAGCGCCGACATGTCGGTGTTCGCCCGGACGCTGAGCGGCGCGGAGGCCGTCGCGCTCGCGCGCGGCTGA